Within the Saccharomonospora amisosensis genome, the region CAGCTTCGCCGTCGCGTTCGGCGACGATGTCCTTCTGGACAGCCCCACACCGGGCGCGGATCTGGCCACCATGCACCGCCTCGCCCACGAGGGTGCAGACGCCGTGATCGCTACCCAGCACGTCGACCCCGCCGAAACCGGCTCCTTCGGGATCATCGACGTCCATGAGGGCCAAGCGGACCGCGTCGCGGCCATCCGGCAACGGCCGCATCCGACCACCGTGAACCAGCCACTCGCAGTGGTATCCCGCCTGATCCTGCGCCCCTCCATCTTCGACCACCTCACCGCCACCGACCTCGCCCGCGGTGAGGTCGACCTCGGCATCGCGGTCGGCCAACTCGCCAGCCACGCCGACGTACGCCTGCACCGCATCACGAGTTGCTGGGTCACCGTCGGCGATCCCCACCACTACCTGCACGCCCTGCGCCTCCACGCGCTACTCGACGAGACCGATGAGACCGCATCCGTATGACAAAGGAACCCCTATGCCGTTGATCGACATCTTCACCGACCGCTACGACCACGTCGGCACGGAAGACAAGAAAGAAGCCCACCGCCAGGGGTTGTGGCACCGCACCTTTTCCGCCCTCGCCCTCAACCCCACGACCCGACGAGTGGTGCTGCAG harbors:
- a CDS encoding sugar phosphate nucleotidyltransferase, with amino-acid sequence MNHTPGFTAVVTAAGHATRFRPFSTIVPKEMLPVGTTPAVQHVVTECLDAGATQVIVVTRPDDTVIPAHLATLTARGLPVETVPEDTSHGYGNGAPLLTLRDRLAEEDSFAVAFGDDVLLDSPTPGADLATMHRLAHEGADAVIATQHVDPAETGSFGIIDVHEGQADRVAAIRQRPHPTTVNQPLAVVSRLILRPSIFDHLTATDLARGEVDLGIAVGQLASHADVRLHRITSCWVTVGDPHHYLHALRLHALLDETDETASV